The genomic window CGGCCTGATCGGCGCGACCTATGCCGTCTTCAACGCGGTTCCGGGCGGGTTCGTGCCGGCGCAGGACAAGCAGTATCTGATCGGCTTTGCGCAATTGCCGGATGGCGCCAGCCTCGACCGGACGGAAGACGTGATCAAGCGGATGAGCGACATCACGCTTGAGCAGCCGGGCGTGGCCCATGCGATCGCCTTTCCGGGCCTGTCGATCAACGGTTTCACGATCGGCTCCAACTCGGGCATCGTCTTCGCCGTTCTGGATGATTTCGCGGACCGGAAGACACCGGAACTGTCGGGCGGAGCCATCGCGATGCAGCTGAACCAGAAGTTCGCCGGCATCCAGGATGCGTTCATCGCGATGTTCCCGCCGCCGCCGGTCAATGGTCTGGGCTCGACGGGCGGCTTCAAGCTGCAGATCGAGGACCGGGCCGGGCTGGGCTATCAGGCGCTCGACGGGGCCACCAAGGCGTTCCTCGCCAAAGCCTACCAGACGCCGGAACTCGCCGGGCTGTTCTCCAGCTTCCAGATCAACGTGCCCCAACTCTATGCCGATCTCGACCGCGCCAAGGCGGAGCAACTGGGCGTGTCGGTGAGCGATGTGTTCGAGACGCTGCAGATCTATCTGGGCTCGCTCTACGTCAACGACTTCAACGCCTTCGGCCGAACCTACAGCGTGCGCGTGCAGGCCGATTCCGCATTTCGTGCCGAGCCGGAGGACATCGGTCAATTGCAGGTCCGCTCGCGGTCCGGCCAGATGATCCCGCTTTCGGCGCTCTTGAGGGTGGACAGCACCACCGGTCCGGAGCGGACCACGCGCTACAACGGCTTCCTGTCGGCCGATATCAACGGCGGCCCGGCGCCGGGCTTCTCGTCGGGACAGGCGCAGGCCGCCATTGAGCGGATCGCCGACGAGACCCTGCCGGTCGGGATCGATTTCGAATGGACCGACCTGACCTACCAGCAGATCCTTGCCGGCAATTCGAGCATTGTCGTGTTCCCGCTCGCGCTGTTGCTGGTCTATCTGGTGCTGGCGGCCCAGTATGAAAGCCTGACGCTGCCGATAGCGATCATCATGATCGTGCCGATGGGCGTGCTCGCCGCGCTCGCCGGGGTCTGGTATACCGGCGGCGACAACAACATCTTCACCCAGATCGGCCTCGTGGTGCTTGTCGGGCTATCGGCCAAGAATGCGATCCTGATCGTGGAATTCGCCCGCGAACTGGAGTTCGAGGGGCGAAGCCCGATGCAGGCGGCGATCGAGGCGAGCAGGCTGCGCCTCAGGCCGATCCTGATGACCTCCATGGCGTTCATCATGGGTGTCGTGCCGCTGGTGCTGTCGACCGGCGCGGGGGCGGAAATGCGGTCCGCCATGGGGCTTGCCGTGTTCTGCGGCATGATCGGCGTCACCTTCTTCGGGATATTCATGACGCCGGTGTTCTATGTGCTGCTGCGCAAGCTTGCCGGCGAGCGGCCGCTCAGACAGCACATCGCGATCCCTGAGGACGGCGAGCCGGTCGCGCACCACGCGCCCGCCGAATAGAACGAGTGCGCCCCGAAAGGGGCGAACTCATGCCGCTGACAACCATGTCCTCGGCTGGCAACCTTCAGGCTACATTGGTTTCATCTCCGCCCTGTCGCCATGGCGCAGATGAATACGGCAAAGGGATGCCTACGCGTTCCAGGCAATCGTCTTCTGGCTCTGCTCGCCAAGGCCTTCGATGCCGAGGCGCATGGTCTGGCCTTCCTTCAGATAAACCGGTTCCGGCTTCTGCCCCATGCCGACGCCGGGGGGCGTGCCGGTGGTGATGACGTCGCCGGGCTGCAGGCTCATGAACTGCGACAGGTAGCTGACGAGGTGCTGCACGCCGAAGATCATCGTCCTGGTCGAGCCGTCCTGATAGCGATGACCATCGACCTCAAGCCACATGGCGAGGTTCTGCGGGTCCTCGACCTCGTCGCGGGTGACGAGAAAGGGGCCGATCGGGCCGAACGTGTCTGCGCTCTTGCCCTTGACCCACTGGCCGGAACGCTCGGTCTGGAATTCGCGTTCGGACATATCGTTGACGACGCAGTAGCCGGCGACATGATCCATCGCATCGGCCTCGTCGACATAACGGGCTTCCTTGCCGATGACGACGCCGAGTTCGACCTCCCAGTCGGTTTTCTTCGAATTGCGCGGAATGCGGACATCGTCGTTCGGGCCGATGATGGCGCTGGTCGCCTTCATGAAGATGATCGGCTCCTCAGGGATCGCCGCGCCGGTCTCGGCGGCGTGGTCGGCATAGTTGAGGCCGATGCAGATGAACTTGCCGACATTGCCGACGCAGGGGCCGATGCGGCTTTCCGATGGCAGCACCGGCAGGCTGCCGATATCGGCAGCCGCAATCCGCGACAGGCTGTCGGCGGAAAGCGCATCGCCTGCGATGTCGACAACAACGGAAGAGATGTCGCGATAGCTGCCGTCGGTGTGCAGGATGGCGGGGCGCTCGGCGCCCCTGGCGCCAACTCGTAGCAATTTCATGTTCTACTCCTTTTTGCGGCTCAGGCCGCCGAATGGGCAAAGTTATGAAGCGTTTCCGGCTTCATCTCAATGGAAAAGCCCGGCTTTTCCGGCGGCATGTAGGCCGCGCGCTCGATCCGGCAGGGATCGACGAAGTGCTCGTGCAGGTGATCGACATATTCGATCACGCGGTCGTCCTTGGTGCCGGAGACCACCAGATAATCGATCATCGACAGATGCTGGACATATTCGCAAAGCCCGACGCCGCCGGCATGGGGCCAGACCGGCAGGCCGTATTTCGCCGCCATCAGCAGCACCGAAAGCACCTCGTTCAGCCCGCCGAGCCGGCAGGCATCGATCTGGACGATGTCAATCGCGCCCTCGGCGATGAACTGCTTGAACAGGATGCGGTTCTGGCACATCTCGCCGGTCGCGACCTTCACCGGCGCGACAGCCTCGCGGATCTTGCGGTGGCCGGCGACATCGTCGGGGCTGGTCGGCTCCTCGATGAAGAACGGGCGGAAGGGCGCGAGCGCCCTGACCCAGTCGATCGCCTGATCGACCTCCCAGACCTGGTTGGCATCGATCATCAGCGTGCGGTCCTCGCCGATCACCTCGCGCACGATCTTCAGCCGCGCGACATCCTCGTCACGGTTCTGCCCGACCTTCATCTTGATATGGGTGAAGCCGGAATCGACCGCCTCCTGCGCCAGACGGCGGAGCTTGTCGTGGCTGTAGCCGAGCCAGCCGGCGGAGGTGGTATAGCAGGGATAGCCGTTCGCCTTCAGCTCGGCGATCCGCTCCTGCTTGCCGGTTTCGGCCTTGCGGAAGATTTCGAGCGCCTCCTCCGGCGTGATCGCGTCGGTGATGTAGCGGAAATCGACGATCGAGACGAGCTGCTCCGGGGTCATGTCGGCAACCAGCTGCCAGACCGGCTTGCCGGCCGCCTTTGCCATCAGGTCCCAGGCGGCGTTGACGACGGCGCCGGTCGCCAGATGGATCGCGCCCTTGTCCGGCCCGATCCAGCGCAACTGGCTGTCGCCGGTGGCATGGCGCCAGAACCGGCCGGGGTTTTCGGCAATCCAGTCGAGCGAAAGCCCGGTCACCCGCGCTTCGAGCGCGCGGATCGCGGCGCAGACGACCTCGTTGCCGCGGCCAATGGTGAAGGTCAGGCCGTGGCCTTCAGTTCCGCCATCCGTCTTCAGGATGACATAGGCCGCGGAATAATCCGGATCGGGGTTCATCGCGTCGGAACCGTCGAGCTTGGCCGAGGTCGGGAAGCGCAGGTCGTGGACGGAAATTCCGGTAATGGTGGTCATGTGGTGCACTCGGTCTTGCTGCAGCTCAGGCGGTCCAGCCGCCGTCGATGACATGGGCCTGGCCGGTGGTGTAGGTCGCGCCGGCAAGGTAGACGGCGAGATCGGCGATCTCCTCCGGCGTGCCGATGCGGCCGATCGGCTGGCGGGCGATGAAATCGGCGCGGGCCTTTTCGTAGTCGCCGGTCGCCTTCAACCGGTCCTGCAGCGACGGGCTGTCGACCGTGCCGGGGCAGATGGCATTGCAGCGAATGCCCTTCGTTACATAATCGGCGGCAATCGACTTGGTCATGCCGATGACGGCGGCCTTTGTGGTCGAGTACGCAAAACGGTTCGGCACGCCCTTCAGCGAGGAGGCGACCGAGGACATGTTGATGATCACGCCATATTCGCGCTCCAGCATGCCGGGCAGGAAGGCGCGCACCGTGCGCACCATGGCGCGGACGTTGAGGTCATAGGCGAAATCGAGATCGCCATCCTTCATGTCCAGCACCGAACCGTTATGGACGACGCCGGCGCAGTTGAACAGGATGTCGACGGGCCCGATTTCGGACGCGGCACTGGCAACGGCCTCATCCGACAGCACGTTCAGGAGCCGGGTGGTGACGCCCTCGATGCCTTCGAGCTCGGCCAGTTTTTCGGCATTGATATCGGTTGCGATCACCCGCGCGCCAGCCTTGGCGAAGGCTTTGACGGAGGCAGCGCCGATGCCCTGGGCAGCGGCTGTGATCAGGCAGGTCTTTCCGGTAAGATCGGTCATGGGCGTTTCCTTCATGCGATTGTCTTTTTCGAACCGTCAACGGCCATGCGGTCGATCGCCTCGAAGTTCCAGGCGATGCCGAGGCCGGGCGCATCGGAGGGCACGGCGCGGCCGGCGCGGATGGTCATGCCCGAGAGCGTGATCGCCTCAAGCTGCGGAATATACTCGACCCAGCGCGCATTCGGAACCGCGGCGCAGAGCGACACATGCAGTTCCATCAGGAAATGCGGCGCGACCGCGACATTGAAGCATTCGGCCATGTGGGCGACCTTGAGCCACGGCGTGATGCCGCCGATCCGGCCGGCATCGACCTGAACGATGGAGCAGGCGCGCCGTTCGAGATATTCCCGGAAATGCGAGGCCGAATACAGGCTTTCGCCGACGGCGACCGGCACGGAGGTGTGGCGCGAGAGCACGGCGTGACCCTCGATATCGTCAGCCGGCAGCGGTTCCTCCAGCCAGCCGATATCGAGGCGCTGGTAAACGGCGGCGCGACGCACAGCCTCGTCGACGGTAAAGGCCTGGTTGGCATCGGTGAATATCTCGAAGGCCGGGCCGACAGCCTCGCGCACGGCGGAAATACGGGCCGCATCCTCGAATAGCGGCCGGCCGACCTTCAGCTTGCAGCCGGAAAAGCCTTCCGCCTGCGCCCGCAGCGCGTCCTCGACCAGCGCCGCCGTTTCGAGATGCAGCCATCCGCCCTCGGTGGTGTAGAGCGGAATGTCCGATTTCGCCCCGCCGGCGAGCTTGTGCAGGGGAAGGCCGAGCTTCACCGCCTTCAGGTCCCAGAGCGCGGTGTCGATGGCGGCAAGCGCGATCGAAGTGATCGCGCCGACCGTCGTCGCATGGGTGAGGAAGCTCAGGTCGCGCCAGATGCGTTCGATATCGAAGGCGTCGCGGCCGATGATCGCCGGCAGCAGCGTCTTTTCGAGCAGCGCCATGACGGACGGGCCGCCCGTTCCGATCGTGTAGGAATAGCCCGTGCCGGTGACGCC from Martelella sp. NC20 includes these protein-coding regions:
- a CDS encoding fumarylacetoacetate hydrolase family protein, which produces MKLLRVGARGAERPAILHTDGSYRDISSVVVDIAGDALSADSLSRIAAADIGSLPVLPSESRIGPCVGNVGKFICIGLNYADHAAETGAAIPEEPIIFMKATSAIIGPNDDVRIPRNSKKTDWEVELGVVIGKEARYVDEADAMDHVAGYCVVNDMSEREFQTERSGQWVKGKSADTFGPIGPFLVTRDEVEDPQNLAMWLEVDGHRYQDGSTRTMIFGVQHLVSYLSQFMSLQPGDVITTGTPPGVGMGQKPEPVYLKEGQTMRLGIEGLGEQSQKTIAWNA
- a CDS encoding L-fuconate dehydratase is translated as MTTITGISVHDLRFPTSAKLDGSDAMNPDPDYSAAYVILKTDGGTEGHGLTFTIGRGNEVVCAAIRALEARVTGLSLDWIAENPGRFWRHATGDSQLRWIGPDKGAIHLATGAVVNAAWDLMAKAAGKPVWQLVADMTPEQLVSIVDFRYITDAITPEEALEIFRKAETGKQERIAELKANGYPCYTTSAGWLGYSHDKLRRLAQEAVDSGFTHIKMKVGQNRDEDVARLKIVREVIGEDRTLMIDANQVWEVDQAIDWVRALAPFRPFFIEEPTSPDDVAGHRKIREAVAPVKVATGEMCQNRILFKQFIAEGAIDIVQIDACRLGGLNEVLSVLLMAAKYGLPVWPHAGGVGLCEYVQHLSMIDYLVVSGTKDDRVIEYVDHLHEHFVDPCRIERAAYMPPEKPGFSIEMKPETLHNFAHSAA
- a CDS encoding SDR family oxidoreductase, translating into MTDLTGKTCLITAAAQGIGAASVKAFAKAGARVIATDINAEKLAELEGIEGVTTRLLNVLSDEAVASAASEIGPVDILFNCAGVVHNGSVLDMKDGDLDFAYDLNVRAMVRTVRAFLPGMLEREYGVIINMSSVASSLKGVPNRFAYSTTKAAVIGMTKSIAADYVTKGIRCNAICPGTVDSPSLQDRLKATGDYEKARADFIARQPIGRIGTPEEIADLAVYLAGATYTTGQAHVIDGGWTA
- a CDS encoding mandelate racemase/muconate lactonizing enzyme family protein, with the protein product MAKIVRAEIVMVDLKPKVKRVDAIQSFVSQETPIVRITDADGVTGTGYSYTIGTGGPSVMALLEKTLLPAIIGRDAFDIERIWRDLSFLTHATTVGAITSIALAAIDTALWDLKAVKLGLPLHKLAGGAKSDIPLYTTEGGWLHLETAALVEDALRAQAEGFSGCKLKVGRPLFEDAARISAVREAVGPAFEIFTDANQAFTVDEAVRRAAVYQRLDIGWLEEPLPADDIEGHAVLSRHTSVPVAVGESLYSASHFREYLERRACSIVQVDAGRIGGITPWLKVAHMAECFNVAVAPHFLMELHVSLCAAVPNARWVEYIPQLEAITLSGMTIRAGRAVPSDAPGLGIAWNFEAIDRMAVDGSKKTIA